A window of the Janthinobacterium agaricidamnosum NBRC 102515 = DSM 9628 genome harbors these coding sequences:
- a CDS encoding ATP-binding protein, which yields MAAPEGPCMKLLRQLVNIAVLVIDGWGLVVLDDAHRRDLLKVLDPPMQPLDHGHQPASH from the coding sequence TTGGCCGCACCGGAGGGCCCCTGCATGAAGTTGCTCAGGCAGCTTGTCAACATAGCTGTGCTCGTGATTGATGGTTGGGGACTAGTCGTGCTCGACGACGCGCACCGGCGCGACCTGCTAAAAGTGCTCGATCCGCCAATGCAGCCGCTTGACCATGGTCACCAGCCAGCTTCCCATTGA
- a CDS encoding AAA family ATPase, whose translation MWLEEVSLENIKCFKKTTLNLKQEGGRAGWVTLLSENGGGKTTLLQSMALALAGPEVASQLLPRPTGWLRQEGVVGKISCRIHQEPSDSGTFGVDKIRTSFAYTQHVTGHERIIIRGKVHTQPGVHESADRSLSWLRQNAFSSSSKGWFAAGYGAFRRLTRRSQVLVPSMQQPSRFTNFSTQFAEDEGLATLENWLMYLDYQEVKRSKNTSTRLKEISVDAINGLLPSSVRFDSIDDEGRILFDVDGAKVPTFALSDGYRSVLALAGDLVWRLIEGFPDLSNPLSAHGVVLIDELDIHLHPVWQRYIATWLQEKFPNIQFIVSTHSPFVAAGAGRDALTLKIIKDNESPNKIVHDVFALDVDDILKSDAFDLTSTYAPEIQDKLNRYEFLMAKRTRLTTRQKTELSNLSEFFAIYNPYGIEELPSDFERKINNYMAKQNDKS comes from the coding sequence ATGTGGTTAGAAGAAGTCAGTCTTGAAAATATTAAATGTTTCAAGAAAACCACCCTAAATTTAAAGCAAGAGGGTGGAAGAGCTGGATGGGTAACACTGTTAAGCGAGAATGGCGGCGGTAAGACCACTTTGCTCCAATCAATGGCCTTAGCGCTCGCTGGACCTGAAGTCGCATCACAGTTGTTACCGCGCCCCACGGGCTGGCTGCGGCAAGAAGGTGTGGTTGGAAAAATTTCATGCCGTATACATCAAGAGCCTTCTGATTCAGGCACTTTTGGCGTGGATAAAATTCGTACCTCCTTCGCATATACACAGCATGTGACAGGCCATGAACGAATCATCATCAGAGGAAAGGTTCATACGCAGCCGGGAGTACATGAGTCCGCTGACCGATCGTTGAGTTGGCTACGACAAAACGCTTTTTCATCAAGCAGCAAAGGTTGGTTCGCGGCTGGCTATGGCGCGTTTAGGCGGCTGACGAGAAGAAGCCAGGTTTTGGTTCCCTCAATGCAACAGCCATCTCGATTCACCAACTTCTCCACTCAGTTTGCAGAGGACGAAGGACTGGCAACTCTAGAAAACTGGTTGATGTATCTTGATTATCAAGAAGTAAAACGTTCAAAAAACACTTCGACTAGATTGAAAGAGATAAGTGTTGACGCGATAAATGGCTTGCTTCCTTCGAGTGTTCGCTTCGACTCGATAGACGATGAAGGTCGAATTTTGTTTGATGTGGATGGTGCCAAAGTTCCTACGTTCGCGCTCAGTGATGGTTATCGTAGTGTTCTCGCATTGGCTGGAGATCTGGTTTGGAGATTGATTGAAGGATTCCCAGATTTGTCGAATCCTCTCTCCGCTCACGGTGTCGTTTTAATCGATGAACTAGATATCCATCTGCATCCAGTATGGCAACGTTATATTGCAACCTGGTTGCAGGAGAAATTTCCAAATATACAGTTTATTGTTAGCACTCATAGTCCCTTTGTCGCTGCTGGGGCCGGCCGTGATGCGCTAACTCTAAAGATAATAAAAGATAATGAGTCTCCAAATAAAATAGTTCATGATGTTTTCGCTCTAGATGTTGATGATATTTTAAAAAGTGATGCTTTCGATCTTACGTCTACCTATGCGCCAGAGATACAAGATAAATTGAATCGATATGAATTTTTGATGGCAAAAAGGACTCGACTTACAACACGACAGAAGACTGAGCTGTCTAATCTTAGTGAGTTTTTTGCTATTTATAATCCCTATGGAATTGAAGAGCTTCCATCAGATTTTGAGAGAAAAATCAATAATTATATGGCAAAGCAAAATGATAAAAGTTAA
- a CDS encoding retron system putative HNH endonuclease, which translates to MIKVNRSAQPKSLATNASKWKSELLAAISGGVKKDIKNAFSKYGQKDVKAALELMFNDKCAYCESEISSVTYGHIEHFRPKGKYPSHTFTWKNLLLACARCNDAEHKGQLFPLAAQGGPLVNPCTEDPDSFIKFTYDAKTRMARAEGKNGRGGKTVEIFGLNTRKHLVRRRSIMIRNLAFIRTKAATDPEAMNLIIEAKKTTSEFSAWAKSLF; encoded by the coding sequence ATGATAAAAGTTAATCGCTCAGCCCAGCCAAAATCTTTGGCGACCAATGCTTCCAAATGGAAGAGCGAACTTCTCGCTGCTATTTCCGGTGGCGTCAAAAAAGATATAAAAAATGCTTTTTCTAAGTATGGACAGAAAGATGTTAAGGCGGCTCTTGAGTTAATGTTTAATGATAAGTGCGCATATTGCGAATCTGAGATCAGTAGCGTCACGTATGGTCACATCGAACATTTCAGGCCTAAAGGTAAATATCCGTCCCATACTTTTACTTGGAAAAATTTACTTTTGGCATGCGCGCGCTGCAACGATGCCGAACATAAAGGGCAATTGTTTCCGTTGGCGGCCCAAGGCGGACCGCTCGTTAATCCCTGCACGGAGGATCCAGACTCGTTCATAAAATTTACCTATGATGCTAAAACTCGAATGGCGCGAGCGGAAGGAAAAAATGGACGCGGTGGCAAGACTGTTGAGATATTTGGGCTTAATACTCGTAAGCATTTGGTAAGGCGACGCTCTATCATGATTAGAAATCTCGCTTTTATCCGAACAAAAGCCGCCACTGATCCGGAGGCAATGAACTTAATTATTGAGGCAAAAAAAACCACAAGTGAGTTTTCAGCTTGGGCAAAAAGCCTTTTTTAA
- a CDS encoding DEAD/DEAH box helicase produces the protein MEQIDKNIHGLDHVLWSSLRACQQLSIQNALLYTQTPFSEHDHKSCLISLPTGAGKSGVIAVLAHHVDQSRILVLCHRRAVCDQLAKEISGGFFTKTCPAAPIPMRPVFRSIENTDANGIYVTTFQMLNSLSSDRLEEIKQFFDLIIIDEGHSEPSPVWRTLVRGTSAHKIVITATPYRNDLFQFDVSPTASYVYTFSEALADQVLSEPAFATVAQENILHSVLKFLDEFPTAKCIVKCKSFEKVEYFFNLFNQHVPTLAIHQRYTNDTRDNVKTAVPKALSDSVFRVLVHQHKLDEGVDIPAAKLMVLTYPLGSGRELVQTVGRVVRTFDGLHPVVLEFDHPTNFAMWSSYRDFDSSLQSVNGVSKFLASLNTGRLIELYLDAFPEFSYHENRFVGKFDINSFDPDKALSIPTASICFLHSQVGFALPQAADTLYWRATNQGELCKVFKSNSTEIIIVLSVAFNKSRFLSNELFFEPSLEIVLLRQLANGIVAVFDSRGRTYSSDAELNFGSPLEQSKLLKVMTRGASIRPKEASTRSINSARKRPEAMVIKGENLDDLGGQQQFAAYRMSTIKCDTLDNQGNKSGSYYIGVDAGRISDHKDRQFSLADLDEWFEMIEKCLASDVEASGRILNSFSKPIIPTDALMAESVVFDFSIYEKPIEFLVNGIKFELDNSFLYYQYDSKFVLSNGVEACNVSINIIAEYPYVEFVTESDIEIIGFDESFGFEKFLIRSLHKILFKNGITYAGGRFYELRLPTQDGFVVANSELSGVLIAIPGLLQDGLTEKGHVDGIIQTSADEFSLNSVFYIIDKLKNYSLPNPTISELGPFYSHIAAADFILCSDMGTEPADFVISSPEKLVYVHVKCGTSAQRPQSSAGALAEVGSQATKNLEMLVSGDRNLKAANWTNLLADWPEPAAPQRLANRIRLFEGRRFDSTVDALEPALEQLWAVIAARRRSVGVRKEVWIIAANSFSISDFETQMRLGVGGRSESLQAYQLLQGWMSAASNLDAEVKIFVSR, from the coding sequence ATGGAACAGATAGATAAAAATATACATGGCCTTGATCACGTACTTTGGTCTTCCCTTAGAGCATGTCAACAATTGAGCATTCAGAATGCCTTGCTATACACACAAACCCCATTTTCTGAACACGATCATAAATCTTGTTTGATAAGTCTTCCTACAGGGGCCGGAAAGTCAGGTGTAATCGCCGTTTTGGCACACCATGTTGATCAGAGTCGAATCCTGGTGTTATGCCATCGTCGCGCCGTATGTGATCAACTCGCCAAAGAAATTAGTGGCGGCTTTTTTACGAAGACTTGTCCGGCGGCTCCTATTCCGATGAGGCCAGTATTTCGAAGCATTGAAAATACAGATGCTAATGGAATTTATGTAACTACCTTCCAGATGTTGAATAGTTTAAGTAGTGACCGGCTGGAAGAAATAAAGCAATTCTTCGATTTGATAATTATTGATGAAGGCCACTCAGAACCTTCGCCGGTTTGGCGAACGCTGGTGCGTGGAACTTCTGCACATAAAATCGTAATTACTGCAACACCATATCGGAATGATCTTTTTCAATTCGATGTTAGTCCTACGGCCAGCTATGTCTACACATTTTCTGAGGCATTAGCGGATCAAGTTCTAAGTGAACCAGCTTTCGCTACTGTTGCCCAAGAGAATATTTTGCACAGTGTACTTAAATTTCTCGATGAATTTCCGACAGCGAAATGTATTGTCAAATGCAAATCGTTTGAAAAAGTTGAATATTTTTTTAATTTATTCAATCAACATGTTCCGACACTTGCAATACATCAGCGATATACGAACGATACTCGCGATAACGTAAAAACGGCTGTGCCTAAGGCTCTAAGCGATAGTGTATTTAGAGTTCTGGTCCATCAACATAAATTGGATGAAGGCGTTGATATCCCTGCGGCCAAGCTCATGGTATTAACGTATCCTTTAGGTAGTGGCCGAGAACTTGTTCAAACTGTTGGACGTGTGGTGCGTACTTTTGACGGCCTTCATCCAGTCGTACTCGAATTCGACCATCCAACCAATTTCGCAATGTGGTCTAGTTACCGTGACTTTGACAGCTCGCTTCAATCCGTTAACGGCGTTAGCAAGTTTCTGGCTTCTCTTAACACGGGAAGACTAATTGAATTATACTTGGATGCATTTCCTGAATTCAGTTACCATGAAAATCGGTTTGTAGGAAAATTTGATATTAATTCTTTTGATCCTGATAAGGCATTAAGTATTCCAACCGCTTCGATCTGTTTTCTACACTCGCAGGTCGGGTTTGCGCTGCCGCAAGCTGCTGACACGCTTTATTGGCGTGCGACGAATCAAGGGGAGTTGTGTAAAGTATTTAAATCAAATTCAACTGAAATAATTATTGTTCTGTCTGTCGCATTTAATAAATCTCGGTTTCTGTCCAATGAGCTTTTTTTTGAGCCAAGTCTTGAAATTGTTTTGTTGCGACAATTGGCGAACGGAATAGTCGCTGTATTCGATAGTCGTGGGCGCACTTACAGCTCTGATGCTGAGCTTAATTTTGGCTCCCCTCTGGAACAGAGTAAGTTGCTCAAAGTCATGACTAGAGGTGCTTCTATACGGCCCAAAGAAGCGAGCACTAGATCAATCAATTCAGCTCGTAAAAGACCTGAAGCAATGGTAATTAAGGGGGAAAACCTTGATGATCTTGGGGGGCAGCAGCAATTTGCAGCATATCGTATGTCGACAATAAAGTGCGACACCTTAGACAATCAAGGAAATAAGTCAGGTAGCTATTATATAGGGGTCGATGCTGGACGAATTTCGGATCATAAAGACCGTCAATTTAGTTTGGCAGATCTGGATGAATGGTTTGAAATGATTGAAAAATGTTTGGCATCTGATGTCGAAGCTTCGGGGCGAATTTTGAATTCGTTTTCAAAACCAATTATACCCACCGATGCTTTAATGGCAGAGTCAGTTGTGTTCGATTTTAGTATTTACGAAAAACCGATTGAGTTTCTTGTAAATGGAATTAAGTTTGAATTGGATAATAGTTTTTTATATTATCAATATGATTCGAAATTTGTTTTAAGTAATGGAGTTGAGGCATGCAATGTAAGTATAAATATTATTGCTGAGTATCCTTATGTTGAATTTGTTACGGAAAGTGATATTGAGATTATTGGTTTTGATGAGAGTTTTGGATTCGAAAAATTTTTAATCCGGTCATTGCATAAAATATTATTTAAAAATGGAATTACTTATGCGGGAGGTCGATTTTATGAATTAAGATTGCCGACGCAAGATGGTTTTGTTGTTGCTAATTCTGAATTGAGCGGTGTTCTCATCGCTATTCCTGGCCTGTTGCAAGATGGATTAACTGAAAAAGGACATGTAGACGGAATTATCCAGACCTCAGCCGATGAATTTTCATTAAATTCAGTATTTTATATTATTGATAAACTAAAAAATTACTCTTTGCCAAATCCAACAATATCAGAATTGGGGCCGTTCTATTCACATATTGCTGCGGCAGATTTCATCTTGTGTTCCGACATGGGAACTGAGCCTGCTGATTTTGTCATTTCCTCCCCAGAAAAACTTGTGTATGTACATGTCAAATGTGGCACGTCTGCGCAACGTCCGCAATCGTCTGCGGGCGCGCTAGCTGAGGTTGGCTCTCAAGCAACCAAAAATTTGGAAATGCTTGTTTCGGGCGACCGTAACCTGAAGGCTGCAAATTGGACAAATCTGTTGGCGGATTGGCCGGAGCCTGCCGCTCCTCAGCGCTTGGCAAATCGCATTCGTCTGTTCGAGGGGCGTAGATTTGATAGTACAGTTGATGCGCTTGAACCTGCACTTGAGCAGCTTTGGGCTGTAATAGCAGCACGCCGCAGAAGTGTCGGCGTTCGCAAGGAGGTCTGGATTATTGCGGCAAACAGCTTTTCGATTTCTGATTTTGAGACGCAGATGAGACTAGGTGTAGGAGGACGTAGTGAGTCACTCCAAGCTTATCAATTGTTGCAAGGATGGATGAGTGCGGCATCGAACTTGGACGCCGAGGTGAAAATATTTGTGTCCCGGTAA
- a CDS encoding TetR/AcrR family transcriptional regulator, whose translation MQVPTDTKPRWERRKDARPQELLAAALDLFVERGFASTRLEDVAKRAGVSKGTLYLYFENKEELFKAVVRANIVHVIGEAENSFAASDSNSADLLACILMQWWQQVGATKLAGLTKLMMAEAGNFPELTQFYNEEVIARGNALIASMLERGIARGEFRPVDPQLTTAILIAPVIMLTMWANSFLPCDMADIDADAYMRAFIDMSLRGLAPDRPAGSPAP comes from the coding sequence ATGCAAGTCCCGACCGATACCAAACCGCGCTGGGAGCGGCGCAAGGATGCCCGCCCGCAGGAGTTGCTCGCCGCTGCGCTGGATTTATTTGTCGAACGCGGTTTCGCTTCGACCCGGCTGGAAGACGTGGCCAAGCGCGCCGGCGTCTCCAAAGGCACGCTGTACCTGTATTTCGAGAACAAGGAAGAGTTGTTCAAGGCGGTGGTGCGCGCCAATATCGTGCACGTGATCGGCGAGGCCGAAAACAGTTTTGCCGCATCCGACAGCAATAGCGCGGATTTGCTGGCGTGCATATTAATGCAGTGGTGGCAACAGGTTGGCGCCACCAAGCTGGCCGGCCTGACCAAGCTGATGATGGCGGAAGCGGGTAATTTCCCGGAGTTGACGCAGTTTTACAACGAAGAAGTGATCGCCCGCGGTAATGCCTTGATCGCCAGCATGCTGGAGCGCGGCATCGCGCGCGGCGAATTCCGGCCGGTCGATCCGCAACTGACCACCGCCATTCTGATCGCGCCGGTCATCATGCTGACCATGTGGGCCAATTCCTTCTTGCCCTGCGATATGGCGGACATCGATGCGGACGCGTATATGCGCGCCTTTATCGACATGAGCCTGCGTGGCCTGGCGCCCGACCGGCCAGCCGGCAGTCCGGCGCCATGA
- a CDS encoding protein-L-isoaspartate O-methyltransferase family protein, whose amino-acid sequence MNIEQARFNMIEQQIRPWDVLDQDVLELLLVVKRENFVTAAYKNLAFVDSEIPLASGENMFTPKLEARILQETGLKKHENVLEIGAGSGYMAALLAYKGRHVTTVEIVPELKALAEKNLADNGVTNVTVELGDGAQGWAKGAPYDVIVVSGGLSVLPEALLQQVKVGGRILAIIGEAPIMSAHLVTRVSDKAYDTRKLFETNVKPLQAAVVSHFQF is encoded by the coding sequence ATGAATATCGAACAAGCCCGCTTCAATATGATCGAACAGCAAATCCGTCCATGGGATGTACTGGACCAGGACGTCCTGGAGCTGTTGTTGGTCGTCAAGCGTGAAAATTTTGTAACGGCCGCGTATAAAAACCTGGCCTTCGTCGACAGTGAAATCCCGCTCGCTTCCGGCGAAAACATGTTCACGCCGAAGCTGGAAGCCCGTATTTTGCAAGAAACCGGCTTGAAAAAGCATGAAAACGTGCTGGAAATCGGCGCAGGTTCGGGCTATATGGCGGCGTTGCTGGCGTACAAGGGCCGTCATGTGACGACGGTGGAAATCGTGCCTGAACTGAAGGCGCTGGCTGAAAAGAATTTGGCGGACAACGGCGTCACCAATGTCACCGTGGAACTGGGCGACGGCGCGCAAGGCTGGGCCAAGGGCGCGCCTTACGATGTGATCGTGGTGTCGGGTGGTTTGTCGGTGTTGCCGGAAGCGTTGTTGCAACAAGTGAAAGTCGGCGGCCGCATCCTGGCCATCATCGGTGAAGCGCCTATCATGTCGGCGCACCTGGTGACACGCGTTTCGGACAAGGCTTACGATACCCGCAAGCTGTTTGAAACCAATGTCAAGCCGCTGCAAGCGGCAGTGGTCTCGCATTTCCAGTTTTAA
- a CDS encoding rhodanese-like domain-containing protein: MEHLSAPDLAAWLADTSRPQPFLLDVRENWEFETCHIDGAALMPMHSIPARIDDLDEDAAIVCICHHGARSMQVAAFLERNGFGKISNLTGGIHAWALQVDPAMPKY; the protein is encoded by the coding sequence ATGGAACACTTGAGCGCTCCCGACCTGGCCGCCTGGCTGGCCGATACTTCCCGGCCGCAACCGTTCTTGCTGGACGTGCGCGAGAACTGGGAATTCGAAACCTGCCATATCGACGGTGCGGCGCTGATGCCGATGCATTCGATTCCGGCGCGCATCGACGACCTCGATGAAGACGCGGCCATCGTCTGCATTTGCCACCACGGCGCACGCAGCATGCAGGTCGCGGCTTTCCTCGAGCGCAACGGTTTCGGCAAGATCAGTAACTTGACCGGCGGCATCCATGCATGGGCGCTGCAAGTCGATCCGGCAATGCCGAAATACTAA
- a CDS encoding TolC family outer membrane protein: MRKPFIAVLISSAFLSLDAQAADLIQVYQQALANDAQYASARAALAAGMEKVPQGLSGLLPQIAATGSNTSNHTEVMQAAQGQMVTLPNVASHTNSYNLTLSQPLFRWANWQQYQQSKLAQAAAEAQFAQVQQDLITRVAQAYFDVLTAQDNLGATRAQKAATTEQLASAKRNFEVGTQTITDTHEAQAAYDLVVAQEFAAINDLDNKRAALQTIIGDLPGGLAPMRVGVAINAPEPAAVEPWIKSAEEQNYGVVNAQLSLESAKRDIARNRAGHYPTLDLTANAGHTYTTGTGGSNNNAIGVQWSVPIFSGFAVTSKVRESIALEDKARSDLETARRNASQGARQAYLGVNSGLAQVKALEAAEVSSKSALESNELGYQVGVRINIDVLNAQKQLFSTQKDLSKARYDTIMNGLRLKSAAGTLKEADLVPVNALLER, from the coding sequence ATGCGGAAACCCTTTATCGCCGTGCTGATCAGCAGCGCTTTTTTGTCGCTCGACGCACAGGCGGCCGACCTCATCCAGGTGTACCAGCAAGCGCTGGCGAACGATGCGCAATATGCCAGCGCGCGCGCCGCCCTGGCCGCCGGGATGGAAAAGGTTCCGCAAGGCTTGTCCGGCCTGTTGCCGCAAATTGCTGCAACCGGCAGCAATACCAGTAACCATACCGAAGTCATGCAGGCCGCGCAGGGCCAGATGGTGACGCTGCCAAACGTGGCCAGCCATACCAATAGCTATAACCTGACCTTGTCGCAACCGCTGTTCCGTTGGGCTAACTGGCAGCAATACCAGCAAAGCAAACTGGCGCAAGCGGCCGCCGAAGCGCAATTCGCGCAAGTGCAGCAAGACTTGATCACCCGCGTCGCGCAAGCGTATTTCGACGTGCTGACCGCTCAGGACAACCTGGGCGCGACCCGGGCGCAAAAAGCCGCGACCACCGAACAACTGGCGTCGGCCAAGCGCAATTTCGAAGTTGGTACGCAGACGATTACCGACACGCATGAGGCGCAGGCCGCTTACGACTTGGTGGTGGCGCAAGAGTTTGCCGCGATCAATGACCTGGACAACAAGCGCGCCGCGCTGCAAACCATCATCGGCGATTTGCCGGGCGGCCTGGCGCCGATGCGCGTCGGCGTGGCCATCAATGCGCCGGAACCGGCTGCGGTGGAACCGTGGATCAAGTCGGCGGAAGAGCAAAACTATGGCGTCGTCAACGCCCAGTTGTCGCTGGAATCGGCCAAGCGCGATATCGCGCGCAACCGCGCCGGCCATTATCCGACGCTGGACTTGACCGCCAACGCCGGCCATACCTATACCACTGGTACTGGCGGCAGCAATAACAATGCCATCGGCGTGCAATGGTCGGTGCCGATCTTCAGCGGCTTTGCCGTGACCAGCAAGGTGCGCGAATCGATCGCGCTGGAAGACAAGGCCCGCAGCGACCTGGAAACCGCGCGCCGCAATGCATCGCAAGGCGCGCGCCAGGCTTATTTGGGCGTCAACAGCGGCCTGGCCCAGGTCAAGGCGCTGGAAGCGGCGGAAGTGTCGAGCAAGTCGGCGCTGGAATCGAATGAGCTGGGTTACCAGGTCGGCGTGCGCATCAATATCGACGTGCTGAATGCGCAGAAGCAATTGTTCTCGACGCAAAAGGATTTGTCGAAAGCCCGTTATGACACCATCATGAATGGCTTGCGCCTGAAATCGGCCGCCGGCACCTTGAAGGAAGCCGACCTGGTGCCGGTGAACGCCCTGCTGGAACGTTAA
- a CDS encoding GNAT family N-acetyltransferase, translated as MTEHPLDNAVWQALTTRQAHLALGGPKARRYPAHISPFAGLPDTSAASFEALAGLVAAGQHVVLPLAERIEAAPGFDIVHRGLVDQMVGGGEPVWSGAARCLLLGEAELEQMIALAQLTQPGPFDTGTAQLGRFAGIKMDGQLLAMAGERMCLDGYTEISAVCVHPGHRGHGYAAELVIDAAQAIRQAGRIPCLHVYSDNLGAIALYRKLGFSTRRTLHLAVLQRQ; from the coding sequence ATGACAGAACATCCATTAGACAATGCCGTATGGCAAGCGCTGACCACGCGCCAGGCGCATCTGGCGCTGGGCGGCCCGAAGGCGCGCCGCTATCCGGCCCATATCAGTCCGTTTGCCGGTTTGCCGGACACCTCGGCCGCCAGTTTCGAGGCGTTGGCTGGCCTGGTGGCGGCCGGCCAGCATGTGGTATTGCCGTTGGCCGAGCGGATCGAGGCAGCGCCGGGCTTCGATATCGTGCACCGTGGACTGGTCGACCAAATGGTCGGCGGCGGCGAGCCCGTGTGGAGCGGCGCCGCGCGTTGTCTGTTGCTGGGAGAGGCCGAGCTGGAGCAGATGATCGCACTGGCGCAACTGACCCAGCCCGGTCCGTTCGATACCGGCACCGCGCAACTGGGGCGCTTTGCCGGCATCAAGATGGACGGGCAGCTGCTTGCGATGGCAGGCGAACGCATGTGTCTCGACGGTTATACCGAAATCAGCGCCGTGTGCGTACATCCCGGCCATCGTGGCCACGGATATGCGGCCGAATTGGTCATCGATGCGGCGCAAGCTATTCGCCAGGCGGGCCGGATTCCTTGCCTGCATGTCTACAGCGACAATCTCGGGGCCATTGCGCTGTACCGCAAACTGGGATTCAGCACGCGGCGCACGCTGCACCTGGCCGTGTTGCAGCGCCAGTAA
- the gloA gene encoding lactoylglutathione lyase: MRILHTMLRVGDLQRSIDFYTAVLGMKLLRTSDNPEYEYTLAFVGYGSNPDHAELELTYNYGKHSYDMGTAYGHIAISADDIYKACEAVKANGGNVTREPGPVKGGNTVIAFITDPDGYKIELIERKFDAEGAGL, translated from the coding sequence ATGCGTATTTTGCACACCATGCTGCGGGTCGGCGACCTCCAGCGCTCGATCGATTTTTACACCGCCGTGCTCGGCATGAAACTGCTGCGCACCAGCGACAATCCCGAATACGAATACACGCTGGCCTTCGTCGGCTACGGTTCCAACCCGGACCACGCGGAACTGGAACTGACCTATAACTACGGCAAGCACAGCTACGACATGGGTACCGCCTACGGCCATATCGCGATTTCGGCCGACGACATCTACAAGGCATGCGAGGCGGTCAAGGCGAATGGCGGCAACGTCACCCGCGAACCGGGTCCGGTCAAGGGCGGCAATACCGTGATCGCCTTCATCACCGATCCGGACGGCTATAAGATTGAATTAATCGAACGCAAGTTCGACGCTGAAGGCGCAGGGCTTTAA
- a CDS encoding OsmC family protein has translation MEKSGSAVWSGGLQDGKGNISTGSGVLDNVPYGFNARFEQGPGTNPEELIGAAHAACFTMALSGKLGEAGMRANALMTTAKVTLDKVDGEYAITAIHLNLIASIPGANRAAFEDAAMQAKLGCPVSKLLNARITLETRLDN, from the coding sequence ATGGAAAAATCAGGATCGGCCGTCTGGAGTGGCGGCCTGCAAGATGGCAAGGGCAATATCTCAACCGGAAGCGGCGTGCTCGACAATGTGCCTTACGGCTTCAACGCCCGCTTCGAACAAGGCCCCGGCACCAATCCCGAAGAATTGATCGGCGCGGCCCACGCCGCCTGTTTCACGATGGCCTTGTCCGGCAAGCTGGGCGAAGCCGGCATGCGCGCCAATGCGCTGATGACCACCGCCAAGGTGACGCTGGACAAGGTCGATGGCGAATATGCGATCACCGCAATCCACCTGAACTTGATTGCCAGCATCCCCGGCGCCAACCGCGCGGCCTTTGAAGACGCGGCGATGCAAGCCAAGCTGGGTTGCCCGGTATCGAAGCTGCTGAATGCCCGTATCACGCTGGAAACCCGGCTGGATAATTAA